GCGCAATGATTGCAAGCCGTGCATCTGTTCCGAAGTCAGCTCACTGGCGTGCAGGTCGGCCAGCAGGCGCAAATCTTCGCTCGCACCCTGGCAGAAAGCCTGGATCAGGTTAGTGTCTTCAGCCATTGCCACCCCCTTTGGCTGGAGTGGCAGGCGTAGGCGCTACTGCCGGTTGTTGTTGGGGCGCAGCCGCCTGTTCAACCTTGCCCTGACTATGTGCCACAAACACAATCGAGGGTTTGGTCAGTTCCGGGTTGGCCATGCTTTTGACCTGCCCGACCAGATTGTCCTTTTCGTGCGGAGCCATCGCCTTGGTGGGGTAAGTTCCGGCGCGCAACTGGTCGATCGGGCCGATGTCCAGTACCCGCATCATGCAGGCCATCACGCAGTACGGTTTGCGCCCTGCGTCAATTTCATCCACGCACATGTTGCACTTGGAAACGATGTTCTGCTCGGGGATGAACTGCGGCGCGCCAAACGGGCAGGCGGCTTCGCAACGGCGGCAGCCGATGCACAGGCTGGAGTCGATGTCGACGATGCCATCCTGCTTGCGCTTGAAAATCGCGCCGGTTGGGCAGGTCGGCAGGCAGGCCGGTTCCGCGCAGTGGTTGCACGACATGTTGACCTTGTAAGCGTAGACAGCCGGGTAAGTCCCGCCTTCTACATACATGACACGGCGAAAACGCGGGCCAGGTGGCAGGCCGTTTTTGTCTTTGCAGGCGATTTCGCAGGCGCGGCAGCCGATACAGTCAACGTTGTTGTGGATGAAACCGAACTGCTGTTCAGGGACTACCGGCGTGTAGACCTCTTTCTTGCGGCGTTTGATCGCCTCCTTGATGGCTCCCTTGTCCTTTGCAGCATTGTCATTTGCCATGGGAAAGTTCCTCCTGAGGATTACAGGTCACGCCGGAAGACGTGGCTACGGGCGGTGGCCAGCCTGTCCCAACCGGGTTTGTGTGCCAGATCGGTTTTCTGGATGTTGCACAGCACCGTGTTGTAGGCGAAGGAACCTGCCGGGCTGGGTTCATCCAGTGTCAGCATATCCGGGTTGCCGGAGCGGTCTACGCCGTTTTCATCCAAGTCCAGCCATGCGCCTTCGTGCAATACCAGCACGCCCGGCATACAACGCTCGGTGACATAAGCGGGGACTACCACCTTGCCACGGTCATTGAACACTTCCACCGTATCGCCGGTCTTGATGCCGAGCTTTTTGGCGTCAGAGGCGTTGATGGTGACTTCCTGTTCATAAGTTTCACGCAGCCAGCCGATGTTGTTGAAAATCGAATGGGTACGCCAGCGCGGGTGCGGTGAAAT
The sequence above is drawn from the Thiothrix nivea DSM 5205 genome and encodes:
- a CDS encoding 4Fe-4S dicluster domain-containing protein, with the translated sequence MANDNAAKDKGAIKEAIKRRKKEVYTPVVPEQQFGFIHNNVDCIGCRACEIACKDKNGLPPGPRFRRVMYVEGGTYPAVYAYKVNMSCNHCAEPACLPTCPTGAIFKRKQDGIVDIDSSLCIGCRRCEAACPFGAPQFIPEQNIVSKCNMCVDEIDAGRKPYCVMACMMRVLDIGPIDQLRAGTYPTKAMAPHEKDNLVGQVKSMANPELTKPSIVFVAHSQGKVEQAAAPQQQPAVAPTPATPAKGGGNG